One genomic segment of Sminthopsis crassicaudata isolate SCR6 chromosome 2, ASM4859323v1, whole genome shotgun sequence includes these proteins:
- the ATMIN gene encoding ATM interactor: protein MAAAGTAAPSAVLTPSPLLTPAPDPAATRTSREDATYATSSRWGLDAGFRGSRARMAGGKRQSSTAIPNPALVGELIQPTVSELSRAVRTNILCTVRGCGKILPNGPALNMHLVKSHRLQEGIINPTVRKDLKTTPKFYCCPIKGCPRGPDRPFSQFSLVKQHFMKMHAEKKHKCDKCSNSYGTEWDLKRHAEDCGKTFQCTCGCPYASRTALQSHIYRTGHEIPAEHRDPPGKKRKMENSLHNQQLSDKAFESLINKPTTRTDTQDLETSEIKLVASFEDSCSSNVRKQTLTPPRCTPKLLLPKPKVALVKLPVMQFSHLPIFVPAADSSVQPMVVGVDNQGSVTNTVHLLPLSIGTLILGLDSEGFSLKEGLPLSKIVNPIAVEPISTGVQVNLGKNSTNALQELENMCQKNKISSINIQTDVSYASQTLMSPSPWAPPDSSVSSCSQTDLTFGSQVSLPISVQTQTFLPCTKITSSIAAQTDTFTHACLQPCGISRETQTSRIQSSADATMSVNQTVMCNDIFENVHSYNVSAPDSANNSLVTAPVSHSLLQPHEDCKNLHQDSVKSTPVMNFSTQNNILPSQNMTDNQTQTIDLLNDLENILSGSLPGQTLDSRSLLSDNNTGADTQLSSGSTQNPGIDFDIEEFFSASNIQTQTEESDLSNINTEPVLESLDIETQTDFLLADSTTQSYSCKGNSNFLGLEMFDTQTQTDLNFFLDTSPHLPLANILKHSSFSVSTDSSDTETQTEGLSDKNVPGLEKVQLNSTETQTMNSGFESLGNLFFTSNETQTAMDDFLLADLAWNTMESQFSSVETQTCAELCSVPNF from the exons ATGGCGGCCGCGGGCACAGCGGCGCCGTCCGCGGTTTTGACCCCATCCCCGCTACTAACTCCGGCTCCGGACCCGGCCGCGACCCGTACCAGTAGAGAAGATGCTACCTACGCCACTTCCAGCCGGTGGGGACTCGACGCTGGGTTTCGAGGAAGCCGAGCTAGGATGGCGGGGGGGAAACGACAGTCTTCAACCGCGATCCCGAACCCGGCTCTTGTGGGCGAACTGATCCAGCCGACCGTGTCAGAGCTGTCCCGGGCCGTGCGCACCAACATTCTGTGCACCGTGCGCGGCTGCGGCAAGATCCTGCCCAACGGGCCCGCGCTCAACATGCACTTGGTGAAGAGCCATCGCCTGCAG GAGGGAATAATAAATCCAACAGTAAGAAAGGACTTGAAAACAACACCCAAATTCTATTGTTGCCCTATTAAAGGATGTCCTAGAGGTCCTGACAGGCCATTTTCACAATTTTCTCTTGTAAAACag CACTTTATGAAAATGCATGCAGAAAAGAAGCATAAATGTGATAAATGTAGCAACTCCTATGGTACTGAATGGGACTTAAAACGACATGCAGAGGATTGTGGCAAGACTTTCCAGTGCACATGTGGTTGTCCATATGCCAGCAGAACAGCATTGCAGTCACACATTTATCGAACTGGCCATGAAATCCCTGCAGAGCACAG GGACCCGCCtggtaagaaaaggaaaatggaaaactcTCTGCATAATCAGCAACTGTCTGATAAGGCATTTGAATCGCTGATCAACAAACCAACTACTAGAACAGATACTCAAGACTTGGAAACTTCAGAGATAAAGTTGGTGGCTTCTTTTGAAGATTCTTGTAGCTCTAATGTCAGAAAGCAAACCCTTACACCTCCGAGATGCACTCCGAAGTTGCTTTTGCCGAAGCCCAAAGTAGCTTTGGTTAAGCTTCCTGTTATGCAGTTTTCACATTTGCCTATCTTTGTGCCTGCAGCAGACTCTTCAGTTCAGCCCATGGTGGTTGGTGTTGATAATCAAGGGTCTGTCACAAACACTGTTCATCTACTTCCTTTGTCAATAGGAACTTTGATATTAGGTTTGGATTCAGAGGGTTTCTCACTTAAGGAAGGCTTACCACTTTCAAAAATAGTTAATCCCATTGCTGTTGAACCTATTAGTACAGGTGTACAAGTGAATTTGGGCAAAAACTCAACTAATGCATTAcaagaattagaaaatatgtgtcaaaagaataaaatttcttCCATCAATATACAAACAGATGTATCTTATGCTTCACAAACTCTCATGTCACCTTCACCTTGGGCCCCTCCTGATTCCTCTGTGTCTTCTTGTTCTCAAACAGATTTAACATTTGGTTCTCAAGTTTCTCTTCCCATCAGTGTTCAGACTCAAACATTTTTGCCCTGTACTAAGATAACCTCCTCCATAGCAGCACAGACAGATACCTTTACTCATGCTTGTCTCCAGCCATGTGGGATCTCTAGGGAAACTCAGACTAGTAGAATTCAGAGTTCAGCAGATGCCACAATGTCAGTGAACCAGACTGTCATGTGTAATGATATTTTTGAGAATGTCCATTCTTACAATGTTTCTGCCCCAGACAGTGCAAACAATAGTTTAGTCACTGCCCCTGTATCTCACAGTTTGTTACAACCTCATGAGGACTGTAAGAATTTGCATCAAGACAGTGTAAAATCTACACCAGTTATGAATTTTAGCACACAAAATAATATACTCCCATCACAAAACATGACTGATAACCAAACCCAAACGATAGATTTGTTAAATGATCTTGAAAACATACTGTCTGGTAGTCTGCCAGGCCAGACTTTGGATAGCCGTAGTCTCCTGTCTGACAATAATACTGGAGCTGACACTCAGCTGTCATCTGGGTCAACCCAGAACCCAGGAATTGATTTTGACATTGAAGAGTTTTTTTCAGCTTCAAATATCCAAACTCAAACAGAAGAGAGTGACCTTAGCAACATAAACACTGAACCTGTCTTGGAATCTCTGGATATAGAAACCCAAACAGACTTCTTGCTGGCAGACAGCACCACTCAGTCTTATAGTTGCAAGGGCAATTCCAACTTCCTAGGGCTAGAAATGTTTGATACTCAAACACAGACTGATTTAAACTTCTTCTTAGATACTAGTCCTCATCTCCCTCTGGCAAATATTCTGAAACACTCTAGCTTTTCGGTGAGTACTGATTCTTCTGACACAGAAACTCAAACTGAAGGACTCTCTGATAAAAATGTACCTGGCTTGGAAAAAGTCCAATTGAATAGTACAGAAACCCAGACTATGAATAGTGGTTTTGAAAGCCTTGGGAATTTATTCTTCACCAGCAATGAAACTCAAACTGCAATGGATGACTTTCTTTTGGCTGATTTGGCTTGGAACACGATGGAATCTCAGTTCAGTTCTGTAGAAACACAGACATGTGCTGAACTGTGTTCTGTGCCAAATTTCTAA
- the C2H16orf46 gene encoding uncharacterized protein C16orf46 homolog isoform X3 — translation MQCSIPVVSYLCKEGRMVQGWGMASPTACIWPRKKCKKTKAGECVSSCLLCLNMLQVTDKNLLPEPRPFTEPTKPEVKLQASTPVPSVTGKEEVRPPSQEAANCSESLSKEVNKICFPPPIQGERKSLQVKEFVWHPGKWFTPDSFKDVKRPENTNIHLDKDITTLESLNSKSLLVLPPLKASSKNNLDVIVKKSKGIFTHSDEKLQSSEKAENISCIYGNKTFDHKGEKRIVETIRGSMDKHLKFNDGPSLSSKITRTLFSEPERCCLHWSFLPEKDLAPRPNSVNSKKFSHLTTLQLMEKQGMQNGKVKIRNELRPPVNIRKRNFLEAKRENQSKTVEAKVFSGPMLPSLTVNRVVIPMLPHRLL, via the exons aTGCAATGCTCCATACCTGTAGTCtcctacctctgcaaagaagggaggatG GTACAAGGCTGGGGTATGGCTTCTCCAACTGCTTGCATTTGGCcaagaaagaaatgcaaaaaaacaaaGGCAGGAGAATGTGTTAGCAGCTGCTTGCTTTGTTTAAATATGTTACAAGTTACTGACAAAAATTTGTTACCTGAGCCCAGGCCTTTTACTGAGCCAACCAAGCCCGAGGTGAAACTGCAAGCCAGCACACCAGTTCCTTCGGTGACAGGAAAGGAAGAAGTCCGTCCTCCAAGCCAGGAAGCAGCCAACTGCTCAGAAAGTCTATCCAAGGAAGTCAACAAAATCTGCTTCCCACCCCCTATCCAGGGGGAACGGAAGAGCCTGCAAGTGAAAGAGTTTGTTTGGCACCCAGGGAAGTGGTTTACACCAGACAGTTTCAAGGATGTTAAAAGGCCAGAAAACACAAATATCCACCTGGACAAAGACATCACTACTTTGGAATCTCTGAATTCCAAGTCTCTCTTAGTTTTGCCTCCCCTCAAAGCATCTTCCAAAAATAACTTGGATGTCATTGTAAAGAAGAGTAAAGGCATTTTCACTCATTCAGACGAGAAACTGCAAAGTTCAGAAAAAGCTGAGAATATTTCCTGTATTTATGGGAACAAGACTTTTGAtcacaaaggagaaaagagaattgtTGAAACAATAAGGGGTTCCATGGACAAGCATCTTAAGTTTAATGATGgcccttccctttcttcaaaaATTACAAGGACTTTGTTTTCTGAGCCTGAGCGCTGCTGTTTGCACTGGTCCTTCCTGCCGGAGAAAGATTTGGCACCCAGGCCTAATTCAGTTAATTCTAAAAAGTTTAGTCATCTCACTACTTTGCAGCTAATGGAAAAACAGGGAATGCAGAATGGTAAAGTCAAAATCAGAAATGAGTTAAGACCTCCAGTTAATATCAGAAAGCGAAATTTCCTTGAGGCTAAGCGAGAAAACCAGTCTAAAACTGTGGAGGCCAAGGTTTTTTCAGGTCCTATGTTGCCATCTCTAACTGTGAACAGAGTTGTAATCCCCATGTTGCCTCATAGactcctataa